In Paenibacillus hexagrammi, the following are encoded in one genomic region:
- a CDS encoding carbohydrate ABC transporter permease gives MAKPVQDHVLEVIVYLSMFAVTVLTLYPFLNVLAISFNDSVDTVRGGITIWPRQFTLKNYDLIFTFKGMITGFKISVLRTVIGTLAGLISGSMLAFTLSRHDFSARAFISAFLAMTMYVSGGLIPGFILMKDLHLIGTFAVYILPGLVSAFNVFVIRSFIDGLPYALQESAKLDGANDFTIFWRIILPLCKPALATVALFLAVGQWNSWFDTYLFNGSNESLTTLQYELMKILQSTTTSATNSQDSANMAQRMAQVSPESVKMAITIIVTVPILIVYPFLQKYFVKGMTLGAVKS, from the coding sequence ATGGCAAAACCGGTGCAAGATCATGTTTTGGAAGTGATCGTATATCTTTCCATGTTTGCGGTCACCGTTCTGACGTTATATCCATTTTTAAACGTGCTCGCCATCTCTTTTAACGATTCTGTGGATACGGTTAGAGGTGGAATCACGATCTGGCCAAGACAATTCACATTGAAGAACTACGATTTGATATTTACCTTCAAAGGAATGATTACAGGCTTTAAAATATCCGTACTTCGTACTGTTATTGGTACCTTAGCCGGCTTAATCAGCGGTTCCATGCTAGCCTTTACCCTGTCACGGCATGATTTTTCGGCAAGAGCATTCATATCCGCCTTTCTTGCTATGACTATGTATGTCTCCGGCGGGTTGATCCCCGGATTTATCCTCATGAAGGATTTGCACTTAATCGGTACATTTGCTGTCTATATTCTGCCCGGTCTAGTAAGCGCCTTCAATGTCTTCGTTATCCGGTCCTTTATCGACGGACTGCCTTATGCGCTCCAAGAATCAGCAAAGCTGGACGGCGCTAACGATTTCACCATCTTCTGGCGTATTATTCTCCCGCTTTGCAAACCGGCTCTAGCGACGGTAGCCCTCTTCTTGGCTGTGGGGCAATGGAACTCCTGGTTCGATACGTATCTTTTTAACGGGTCGAACGAATCTTTGACCACGCTGCAATATGAGTTGATGAAGATTTTGCAAAGTACAACAACAAGCGCTACCAATTCTCAAGATTCCGCGAACATGGCTCAGCGCATGGCGCAGGTCTCGCCTGAATCCGTCAAAATGGCCATCACCATCATCGTGACCGTGCCGATTCTGATTGTCTATCCTTTTTTACAAAAATATTTTGTTAAAGGCATGACACTTGGCGCGGTAAAGAGCTAA
- a CDS encoding ABC transporter permease, with product MKTVTMNEKYAYKRTQHAWRAIHNQKYLYFMSIPFVIWVFVFQYLPLWGWTMAFQKYRPGVSFFKQKWVGLEHFRTLFQDAHFYLVLRNTLAMSLMGLVAGFIVPVLFALLLNEVRVQIMKRFVQTVSYLPHFVSWVVAAGIITKMLSTDGGVVNDLLLGLHIIDRPIQFMAQGNWFWGIVTSADVWKETGWSAIIYLAAIAGIGPELYEAARVDGASRLRQMWHVTLPGIRPTIIILLIMSIGHLLGTGFEKQFLLGNHMVIDYSEVLDLYALNYGLGMGRYSFGTAINIFNSVISLILLFAANGIFKRFTNESIM from the coding sequence ATGAAAACGGTAACAATGAATGAGAAATACGCATACAAACGTACACAGCATGCTTGGAGGGCTATTCATAATCAGAAGTATCTGTACTTTATGTCCATTCCGTTTGTCATATGGGTTTTTGTCTTCCAGTACTTGCCTCTGTGGGGATGGACAATGGCCTTCCAGAAATATAGGCCGGGCGTTTCATTTTTTAAACAAAAGTGGGTTGGTCTTGAGCATTTCCGTACATTATTTCAGGACGCCCATTTCTACCTCGTGCTGCGGAACACGCTGGCCATGAGTTTGATGGGTCTTGTCGCAGGCTTTATCGTGCCGGTCCTCTTTGCGCTTCTGCTCAATGAGGTTCGTGTTCAGATCATGAAACGGTTTGTTCAGACTGTATCTTATCTGCCGCACTTTGTTTCATGGGTAGTTGCCGCTGGCATCATCACGAAAATGCTTTCAACAGACGGCGGTGTCGTGAATGATCTTCTTCTGGGCCTGCACATCATCGACCGGCCAATCCAGTTCATGGCGCAAGGAAATTGGTTTTGGGGAATTGTCACGAGTGCCGATGTGTGGAAGGAAACAGGCTGGAGCGCCATTATTTATTTGGCAGCCATAGCCGGAATCGGACCTGAATTATATGAAGCTGCACGTGTGGACGGAGCAAGCCGCCTCAGGCAGATGTGGCATGTTACGCTGCCGGGAATCCGCCCGACGATCATCATTCTCCTGATTATGTCCATTGGTCATCTGCTCGGTACAGGCTTCGAGAAGCAATTCCTGCTAGGCAATCATATGGTCATCGATTACTCTGAAGTGCTTGATTTGTATGCGCTTAATTATGGTCTGGGGATGGGGCGCTATTCCTTCGGTACGGCGATCAATATCTTTAATTCCGTGATAAGCCTGATCCTGCTGTTTGCAGCTAATGGCATCTTTAAGCGCTTTACCAACGAGAGCATTATGTAA